From a region of the Apteryx mantelli isolate bAptMan1 chromosome 20, bAptMan1.hap1, whole genome shotgun sequence genome:
- the LOC136993820 gene encoding olfactory receptor 6F1-like, giving the protein MLLSQQDVLKLGMGAGNETVVAEFTLEGFSGLDQRLQPFLSLILLLIYLTTVTRNTTIIFLVCVDHRLQTPMYFFISNLAFLEIWFTSSTTIKLLVILSSGRRTIPFSSCFAQSYFYFALGCTEFALLVVMSFDRYIAICQPLHYAAIMKQQLCTHVVVATWVISFTLSSYRLVLLSKLTFCGPNKIQHFFCDNSPLFKLSCSDTSLLWKADSILISFALLGSLCLILVSYVRIFHCILHMPSASGRKKAFATCSSHLTALAIIYGSCIVLYAQPSERVSLETNTVVALLNTVLYPFLNPFIYSFRNKTVKLALKEALGRAKIWLFPQS; this is encoded by the coding sequence atgctcctgtctcagcaggatgtactgaaattgggcatgggagcaggaaatgaaactgtggttgctgagttcaccctggagggtttctcagggcttgatcaaagactacagccatttctctccctgatccttctactcatatacctgacaacagtgacaagGAACACAACGAttattttccttgtgtgtgtggatcaccgcctgcaaacccccatgtactttttcatcagcaatctggcattcctggaaatctggttcacatcctccacaaccatcaaactgttggtgattctgagctctggaaggagaacaatcccatttagcagctgctttgcccagtcctatttctattttgccctgggttgtacagagtttgctctccttgttgtcatgtcctttgaccgctacattgccatctgccagcctttgcattatgctgccatcatgaagcagcagctctgcacccacgtGGTTGTTGCTACTTGGGTCATAAGCTTCACACTCTCAAGTTACCGCCTGgtcctgctctcaaagctgaccttctgtggtcccaacaagatccagcattttttttgtgacaactcccccttattcaaactgtcctgctctgacaccagcctgctttggaaagcagactccattCTGATATCATTTgcattgctgggttccttatgtttaatcctggtgtcctacgtgcgcatcttccactgtattctgcacatgccatcagcatctgggaggaagaaagcttttgctacatgttcttcccatctcactgccttagccattatctatggaagctgcattgttctctatgcacagccctcagaaagggtttccttggagactaacacagttgtagctttgctgaacactgtcctgtaccccttcttaaaccccttcatctacagtttcagaaacaagactgtgaagctggccctgaaggaagcccttggccgtgcaaagatttggcttttcccccagtcatga